A genomic region of Pueribacillus theae contains the following coding sequences:
- a CDS encoding sensor histidine kinase translates to MDHTSIQQKNKNKPYQKRITFNLKMKLIAAISVLIVGIFIIFSLFLHHFVSGMIEDQVGKRALDLAKTVADMPELQSAFELDDPAAVIQKLVEPIRKKTGAQFIVVGNKEGIRYSHPYPDRIGKKMVGGDNEPALKEGKSYVTKNVGSLGLSIRGKTPVLDKNGQPIGVVSVGFLNENVSAIVKNQSKLIWVTMVLIICLGIFGAVLIAHFLKKLLSDMEPEEISYLLHQKEAILQSTQEGIISVDAAGKITMINRAARDMLKSLQDKQQSFIGLPINEVLPHTNLFAQIKTIMNQEMIVGDSIVFVNQVPIMDDGEIIGGVATLRKKQEMEAITNELKQVRQYANAQRAQTHEFSNKLSIVLGLLQLRQYEEAISFIKQEQDIQQAWTQFLLKNVRDPLVSGLLQAKMNEANELDIHMAIHPESQLQTVLSGKKQQALLTGIGNLLDNAMEAVKHLPNEAERKLEIFFTDVGDDVLVEVGDSGPGIEEENVQFIFQQGFSTKRGEHRGTGLALVRHLLHEAGGEITLEQSDLGGACFIMTIPKEGE, encoded by the coding sequence ATGGACCATACATCCATTCAACAGAAAAACAAAAACAAACCGTATCAAAAGCGTATCACCTTCAATTTAAAAATGAAGCTGATTGCGGCGATCAGTGTATTGATTGTCGGTATATTCATCATCTTTTCCCTGTTTTTGCACCATTTTGTTTCTGGAATGATCGAAGATCAGGTAGGGAAAAGGGCGCTTGATCTTGCCAAAACAGTTGCAGACATGCCAGAGCTTCAAAGTGCTTTTGAACTGGACGATCCCGCAGCTGTTATACAGAAGCTGGTGGAACCCATCCGCAAAAAAACTGGCGCTCAGTTTATCGTTGTAGGAAATAAAGAAGGGATTCGATATTCCCATCCTTATCCAGACAGAATCGGTAAGAAGATGGTAGGTGGAGACAATGAACCGGCACTCAAAGAAGGAAAATCATATGTAACAAAAAATGTTGGATCCTTGGGACTGTCGATCCGTGGAAAAACCCCTGTGCTGGATAAAAACGGTCAGCCAATCGGTGTTGTTTCCGTTGGATTTTTAAATGAAAATGTCAGTGCGATTGTTAAAAATCAAAGCAAGCTGATCTGGGTAACGATGGTCTTGATTATCTGCCTTGGCATTTTTGGTGCAGTGCTAATCGCTCATTTTCTAAAAAAGCTGCTCTCCGATATGGAACCGGAAGAAATTTCTTATTTGCTGCACCAAAAAGAAGCCATTTTACAATCGACACAGGAAGGCATCATTTCTGTTGATGCAGCTGGGAAAATCACGATGATCAATCGAGCTGCACGAGACATGCTGAAAAGCCTTCAGGATAAACAGCAATCCTTTATTGGCCTACCCATCAACGAAGTACTTCCGCATACAAACCTGTTTGCACAAATAAAAACCATAATGAACCAGGAAATGATCGTTGGCGATAGCATTGTTTTTGTCAACCAGGTACCAATCATGGACGATGGTGAGATTATCGGGGGAGTTGCTACCCTGCGCAAAAAACAGGAAATGGAAGCCATTACGAATGAATTAAAGCAAGTGAGGCAGTATGCCAATGCCCAGCGTGCCCAGACACATGAGTTTTCCAATAAATTATCCATTGTATTGGGCCTTTTACAATTGAGGCAATATGAAGAAGCTATTTCTTTTATTAAGCAGGAGCAAGACATTCAGCAGGCATGGACACAGTTCCTATTAAAAAACGTCCGTGATCCGCTTGTATCCGGCTTGCTGCAGGCGAAAATGAATGAAGCGAACGAGTTGGATATACATATGGCGATCCATCCAGAAAGTCAATTGCAAACGGTCTTGTCCGGCAAAAAACAGCAGGCACTTCTGACAGGGATTGGCAATCTGTTGGATAATGCCATGGAAGCTGTAAAACATCTGCCCAATGAAGCTGAAAGAAAGCTGGAAATCTTTTTTACAGACGTGGGAGACGATGTATTGGTGGAAGTAGGTGACAGCGGCCCCGGAATAGAAGAGGAAAACGTGCAATTTATCTTTCAGCAAGGATTCTCCACAAAACGGGGGGAACATCGAGGTACGGGCCTAGCTTTGGTACGGCATCTTTTACATGAGGCCGGAGGGGAGATCACGTTAGAGCAGAGTGATTTAGGCGGAGCCTGTTTTATCATGACTATACCGAAAGAAGGGGAGTAA
- the hemQ gene encoding hydrogen peroxide-dependent heme synthase gives MSEAVQTNEAAQTLDGWYCLHDFRRMDWPSWKLLSSDEREKAISEFLGFLEKWDVVKHNREGDYALYSIVGQKADFMMMLLRPTMQELNEIENAFNKTTFADYTIPTYSYVSVVELSNYMPQKDVDPETDPYIQSRLKPELPQWDHVCFYPMDKRRENDSNWYMLSMEERRKLMYSHGMIGRKYSGKVKQIISGSVGFDNWEWGVTLFAHDVLQFKKIIYEMRFDEASARYAEFGEFFVGNILKKENLAKFLAV, from the coding sequence ATGAGTGAAGCAGTACAAACAAATGAAGCAGCACAAACTTTAGATGGGTGGTATTGCCTCCATGATTTTCGAAGAATGGACTGGCCATCCTGGAAATTGTTGTCAAGTGACGAGAGAGAAAAAGCGATAAGCGAATTCCTCGGCTTTTTAGAAAAATGGGATGTTGTGAAACACAATCGTGAAGGTGACTACGCCCTGTATTCCATTGTCGGGCAAAAAGCCGATTTTATGATGATGTTGTTGCGCCCAACTATGCAAGAGTTAAATGAAATTGAGAATGCTTTTAATAAAACGACTTTCGCAGATTATACTATTCCCACATATTCCTATGTTTCTGTTGTGGAATTGAGCAATTACATGCCTCAAAAAGACGTTGACCCAGAGACAGATCCATACATCCAGTCACGCTTAAAGCCTGAACTGCCGCAATGGGACCATGTTTGTTTTTACCCGATGGACAAGCGCCGTGAAAATGACAGTAACTGGTACATGCTCTCAATGGAAGAGAGACGTAAATTAATGTACAGCCATGGCATGATTGGAAGAAAATACTCTGGTAAAGTCAAGCAAATCATTAGCGGCTCGGTCGGTTTTGATAATTGGGAATGGGGTGTTACCCTTTTCGCCCATGACGTACTTCAATTTAAAAAAATTATTTATGAAATGCGTTTCGACGAAGCGAGCGCCCGCTACGCAGAGTTTGGTGAATTTTTTGTCGGAAACATTCTTAAAAAAGAAAATCT